The genome window ATTAAAAACCGCCGCCTAAACAACAGTGCCAGCGGCATTGAATTTGGTAAGCGCATCATGGGCAAACCGCTACGCGAAATGGCGCGCTCAATTAACATTGGTGCCGACAAGTTCCCGGGCCTAATCGACACGCCAAAAGACGACAGCATCAGCCTAACGTTTATGAACGCCACCACATTGCAAGTCGTTCTCAAAGTTAAGCCAATCGATTCACCCAACACCATCATAGTTGGCATCATGTTAGATAACGCAGAGTAGGAGCGAGCATGCAAAAAGTACTAGGCGGTAAAGACTTCGATATTTTCATTGGTAACTCAATGGTGCACGTAATCGAAGCAACCGTAAAAATCACCGACGGCCGCACAGTTAAAAAAGTGCGTGGCGTCCCAAAAGGCTTTATCGACGGCGACGTAGAAGGCGAAGTAACCCTAAAGCTCGACCACGAAAACTGGCTAATTGTGCAAGCGCAAGCGGCAAGGGCAGGTAGCTGGAAAGGCATTGAGCCGTTCGACGTGGCATTTAACGCCGAAGTAGCGGCAGGCAAAAAGAACATTGAAGCGTTTGGCTGCCTACCGCAACTAGACGAAATTTTAAACATCAAAGCCGACGGCGGCGAAGAAGACACAACATTAATTAAGTGTCCGATCACCAGTCCCGACTTTGTAAAAATCAACGGCGTGCCGTACCTAACATCAGATGAAGTGAGAGACTTGTAATGACCAAAGCCATTCGCAAACTAACTGCCGCAACATTGCTTAGCACTTTAAAGGCCTGCGGCTACCGCGTGTTCGAGGGAGAATTAAACCTAAACATTATAGGTATTCGCCACAACAACACGCGCGCCAATACCTTTAACGATGTTATTTGCGTGCTGTATCAGCAAGGCAGCGAATGGCAATTAAAGCAGTACAAAGCAACCACCGACGCCGGTATTTACTGGCGTCAAAATCCAATGAACGTAAGCGGCACAGCGGTCCTAATTGCAGGGCAGCATAAAAGCCTATGGAAGTTGGGTTATCACCTGGGCAAATACCGCGCCCTTGTACAACATAAACCCGTTGTTGTCCTACGCGACAACAACCACGACACCGAGTTAGACACGGAAGTCACACCACAAGCCAAGCTACAGCAAGGTTACTTTGGTATTAACTGCCACCGCGCAAGCAGCAAAACCACATCAACCCAGGTTGATAAATGGTCTGCAGGTTGCCAAGTGCTAGCCAACCCAAATGACTTTGACGAGTTCATTAATTTGTGTGACCAATCAGCAGCCAAGTACGGCCCGTATTTTACATACACATTACTAAATCAATCCGACATTAAAGCGAGTAAATAATCATGGCGTTCGAGAAAAAAATCACATTAGAAACACCGGTAGGCGAAATCACATTTAACGTAAACGCAGCCGACTACAACAAATACATCAACTCTACGCAGCCAAACAACAAAGTGCAGCCGGCAACTAACTTTGTATTAAACACCGTAGTGCAAGAAGACGCTAAAAAATTAAAAGAGCTAGTGCAACAGCCAGGCGCGGCATTATTTTTAGTGGGCGCAATTGTTGAAGAATACCAGCCGGAGTTTAATTTCACCGTAAAAAAATCGAAGACCGAGCCAAGCAAATAGGCAAGTCTCGGTTAGATCAGCTACAGGCATACCACGCCAAGTATTTTGGCGCGGTTACCGCAACCCAAGAGAGCCTAGCGCAAGCGCTATACCTCGAAACGCAGCAGCAAGAAAATTTTGTAGTTGCTGTAAATAACGGCATATGCCAAGCACTAAGCGAGTAATGTAATGGCCACGCTCAGCAAGTTAGACAAGCTTAACTATTCAATCGGCATCATCGACAAGGTGACGGGTCCGGTTAATAAAGTCATGGCTAAAATTAATCAGCTGAGCCAGCAAACAGCCGCCGCGCAAGATCAAATGATGCGCGGCGCAGCCACGGCCGTTGGCGGTGGTTACGCACTGGCTAAATCACTAGCTCCCGCAATTGATCACGTTGCCGCGCTGGGCGAAGTGCAGTCATTAGGCGTTGCCGACGACGCATTGCAAAAGCTAACCAAAACCTCATACGAATTTGGCTTTCAATTTGGTGGCAACTCTGCCGAGTTTGTGCGCAGTGCATACGATATTCAATCAGCCATTGCTGGGCTAACGGGCGATGAGCTATCAGAATTTGCTAAAACATCAAACATACTAGCGGTAGCAACCAAAGCCGACGCGGCCACCATTACCAGCTACATGGGCACCATGTATGGCATATTCGAAAAAACAGCTAACAAAATGGGCAAGTCTAATTGGGTAAACCAAATAGCAGGCCAAACCGCCACCGCAGTACAACTTTACAAAACCACCGGTGCAGAAATGCAAGCGGCGTTTTCAAACCTTGGCGCAACTGCAGCAAATATTGGCCTAAGCTCAGCCCAACAATTTGCCCTAGTGGGCGAGTTACAGCTAGTTGCTAAGTCGGGTTCGGTTGCGGGCACGCAAGCCGCATCGTTATTGCAAGGCATTGGCAAGGCGCAGCAGTCGTTAGGCATTCAATTAACCGACGACAACGGCGACATGCTTGCAATAGACGTGGTGCTAGGACGTATTAACAACCGCCTTTCATCGCTGGGTTCTGTAGCGCGCGGCGACGTGCTAACTCAAATATTTGGTAAGCAAGGTGCAAAAGCGGTCGACGTACTAAGCACTAAAGTCGACAAATTAAAAGACGGCATTGCCGTTTTTGAAGGCGTGCAAGACAACTCAAAAGCGGCCGAAATGGCAAACATCATCGCCAGCCCGTGGGATAGGCTAGGCGGCTCATTTAATGCCGCAGCCACAGCAATGGGTAACCGCTTATTGCCAGTGGTTGAGCCATTTGTTGAAGTGCTAGCATCAATGTTTGCGGGTATCGTTTCATTAACAGATGAGTTTCCGTTCCTATCAAGCGTTATATCAGTAGCAGTGGTTGGCGTAGTAGCACTTATGACCGCCTTTGGCCTAGCCACGTTTGCAATGGGATTATATAACTTTGCAACAGGCATTGGCATAACGCTAACCAATGCACAGCTAATAGTAACTAAGCTATGGCAGGGCGCATTAATCGCACTGCGTGTTGCAGGGTTCTTATCGCTTATAGCTACCATGGGTGCGGCCGCTATTGCCATGGGCACATTTAAAGCAGTTATGCTTGCAGGCCAAGCGGCCACCTGGCTATTTAACGCAGCGCTTTGGGCAAACCCATTAACATGGATTGTTATAGCAGCCGTTGCGTTAATCGCCGCTGTTGCCGCACTTATCTATTATTTTGACGACATAACCGCCGCATTTAACGAGTGGGCGCAAAGTTCAACCGTGTTTAAATACCTTAAAGTTGCGTTCGACCTGCTAACGCTGCCACTGCAATTAGTGTGGCGGTTGATAAAAACAATAGCCGTAGGAGTGTACGATTTTTTTGCACCCGCATTTTCGGCAATTAGCAGCGTGGTTATGGGGATGATTAACGCCATAGGCTCAGCATTTTCGTATGTGGGTAATTTACTGTCCAGCTTTGGCGGCGCCATCACCGGGTTTTTCTCAGGCATGGGGAGTTCTGTATCAGGTTTTTTCACCGGAATTTGGCAAAGCGCAGTCGACATAATTGAATCGCTAATAAATTATTTAACCGAAACGTTCGGATTTTTGGGCGAATTTTTCGGCGGCATAGCCAGCGGCATCAGTGGAATATTTGACGGCGTAAGTAGCTTTATTTCAGCCATCGCCGACAACGGCGTATTAAACTCGGTTATCTCGTTTTTCTCAGACGACGAGCCAGCAAAAGTATCAAACAAAGTTGAGCAGGTAACCCAAGCAGTTCAGCCGCAAACAATGGTTATGCAAAGTGCCGACCAAGCATACAGCCGCGACTACGGCCAAAGCGTTATCAGTAAAGCCAGCGCGCCAGCTCAGCAAGCAAGCTCGCAGTATGTAGCACCAAGCAGCACTGTAAATTATGCAGCGCCTAAAGTAACAACAATTACCGCAACCGAAGAAATGCGAGCGCAAGCCTTAGCAGAGCAAGCCGCAAACGACCCTGTTTATTCAGCGCAACGCGCAATGACCGAGCGTGAAGCCGCAAACGATGCATTTAAATTTACTAGCCAGCACTTACCTGCAGTGCCAACCGACACCACAGCGCCGTTAAATTTACAGGCGCAAGCACGCAGCCAAGCATTAATAAATAATGCATTCCCAAGCGAGCAAAACAACGCAGTAACTAACAGCGCTACTAGCACTGCAATTAATGAAGCTGTAAATAGCAGTGTAGCTAACGCTACGCAAAACAGCTTAGCGCCAGCGGCCATAGCTGCCCAGCCAAAAGTCATGACTGAGCGAGAAGCCGCCCAAAACGCCTTTAAATTTACTAGCCAGCGCTTGCCTGCAGTGCCAACCGACACCACCGCACCGTTAAATTTACAGGCGCAAGCCCGCAGCCAGGCATTAATAAATAATGCATTCCCAAGCGAGCAAAACAACGCAGTAAATAACAGCGCAGTAAGCGCCACGCAAAACAAAGCAGTTACGGTTGCAAGTAACAATATTACTAACTCGGCAAATTCGCCTGTTTATAACCCTAAGCAAGCGCAGCTGGTAAGCGTTAACCAAGGTGCAGCACCAGAGCCAGCATTACCCAGCGTAAAAACAGATCAGGTAATTACTAACACAGCCAGCAACAGCGCCGAAAAAGCACAGCAAATTAGCGCCGAGCAACAGGCCACTGCATATAAGCCTAAGCTGCAAAAGTCGGCTTACCTGCAAAGCCTAACTAACAACAGCAACAGTACAAACAGCAACAGCAATAGCAGCGACAGCAGCAAGCATATAAGCATTGAGAACGTAAACTTTAAATCAGACGACTTAGCGCAAAGCTTTGAGCAAATGATGGAGCTAGCAGGTTAATGGAATTTGATATAGCGCTACACATAGACCTAGAAATACAAGACGGCGACTTTATGCTTAACGACTCGCTAAGCCCAAGCACGTTTAAAAAAGCAGACGTAATAAGCCAGGATATAAAGCACCGCATTTTAGAAAGCGGCTTACTAACCAAGCTTGTTGGCCTGCGCAACAAAAACGCCATAGAGCCAATATTAACCGAACTCGAGCTACTAACCGAGCAAGACAATCGCGTAAAGCCAGGCACAATAAAAGTGCACCGCAACGACGACGGCACACTAAGCATTAACGCACAAACGCGCCAGTATGGGAGCAGCAATGAACTTTAAAACAATGATGCAAAATGCAGGCTTGCCAATGGACGAGCAATCAGCAGCAGAGCAATGGCAAGCACAACTAAAAGAGCAAAACATACAGGTTGTTAATAACTCACCGTTTAGCCCTTTTTGGCGCACCGTTGAAGCGCTGATCACCAAGCCGCTAGTGCAGCTATTAAACTGGGTTGCACAGCAACTTATGCCAAATCTATTTATAATGACCGCCAACCGCGAATCACTAATAGAAAAGCACGGCCCAGCTCGCAACGTATTTATTCAAGCAGGCGTAGCGGCTCAAGGCATACTCACGTTCACGCGCCAAAACACCACGGGCGAAAGCTCAATTACTGCCGGTGCGCAAATTGCTACCGACGTGCTAGGCGAACAAGTATATAAATTAACGCTAATGCAAGATGTGAATTTTGCAGCAGGGCAAAGCACGGCGTACGCATTAGCGCAAGCGCAAGAGGAGGGCGCAGCATATAACTTGCCAGCAAACGCATACCGTTATTTTGCTGAGCAGCAAGATGACATAACAGTAACTAACAACCAAAACTGGCTAATAAAGCCCGGGGCCGACACAGAAAGCACAGAGCATTACCGCCTACGCATACGTAACGTGTTCGGCACCGCCGCCCGCTGGCACATTAACGCAGTGTACAAACAAATAATTGCAAGCTTTGGCGTGCCAATAGATAACATCTATATTCAAACCGGAGCGCCACGCGGTCCAGGTACAGCAAATGCCTACATATATTTAGACATAGGCGCAGTGCCAACCGCTTTGCTGGGGGCAATTAATCAGCACATAAGAACCGCAGGGCATCACGGCTTAGGCGACGACTTTATAGTGTATGCAATGGCAACCACTGGGTTTAATGTAACAGCAACATACAAACTGCACTCGCAAAGCGAAGACATACAAAGCGAGCTAACAACATTTATACAAGCAGCGTTCAGGCAAAATGCAGCGTACGCGCCTACCCGCGTTGCGCACCAGTGCGTGTTCAGTGTTAGCCAATTGGTGGCAGAGTGCCACGCGCAATTTAGTGAACTGCAATCAATCAAGTTCGACATTGACGACATAACCGCCGCCAACTGGCTACCCGTGCTTTCATCGCTAACAGTAACTAAGGTCGAAAATGGCTAACCAAATAGCAACATGGCTAAACAAAGGCTACGCCGAAAAGCTTGTAAAAGCGGCTACAGGGTATTGGAGCCAGTCGCGCAATTACGTTATGTGGGCTGTGCAGCAAAAAGACGAGCTGCAAAACGAAGAGCCAATTCTCGGACTGCTAGCGTGGGAGCGGTTAACGCAGCGGTTAAATAGTGAGCCGCTGGATCTCTACCGCAAACGCGTGCAGCACGCGCTAGTCAATACAATTGACGCCGGAGAAATAGCAACCATAAAAGATATTTTTAACCGGCTGGATCTCCAGGTCATAAATGTGCGCGAGCGAATAAACGGTCGCGACTGGGATATTATTGCAATCGACATGACCGACTCAGCACTAGCAAGTGCATACGAGCTATTGCCAGAGCTAATACAGCTCTACGGCCGAACATGCCGCCGATACGAGCTAACAGTGCATAACTTGGCAGCAGTATCGCTAAGCCTTGGCCTAACGCATGTGCAATGGGATAACAACTACGTTAACTCAGCAACAAAAATAAACGCAATAACGGGCATTGATCACGGCGTAGTTCATAGCTTTTTGGGGTTAGACGCACTAACAAGCAACACGCGCCACCAAGCAACAAGCATTGGTGTACAGCACAGCATTACAGCGCACCAGCATTATGGGTTTTTAAGCAAAGACGGCGGCATAAGCACCGCCAAGGAGCAACTATGAATCAGGCAATAACCGGCATAATGACCAATGCTGGCAAGGCATACATAACAACAGCAACGCTGCAAAACAAAGGGCTTGAAGTAACAGAGCTAGTATTTGCAAATATACCCGGGTTAAACGAGCAAGAAACCCGCAACCCAAGCGAAAAAATGCCGGGCGGCGCACAAATAGTTTATCGTCGCAACATAGATACGTCAGGGTATGTAGATGCAAACACAGTCGCGTGGGCAGTAGTGTTAGAGCAAGATATAGGCGACTTTGACTACAACTGGATAGGCCTAGTTACGCGCAACGGCACGCTGCTAGCAGTAGATTACTTACCACTGCAGCGCAAGCGTCAAGGTGTAAACAACGTGCACAACCGCTCGTTTGTTTTAAAGTTTGCGGCAGCCGCAGCCCTAGCGCGCATTACCATTCCAGCGCAATCGTGGATGTTCGACTACAGCCCGCAAATTGACGCGCTAACACTGTTAGCAACCAGCAATGCAACGGCACAAATAAACAACATGCGCCGCACTGTGCGCAATTACTTTTTAAATAAAAACTTCAGCAATTTCAGCAAGGAACTATCATGAGCGTAACGCAAATAAACCAGCTAGTAACCGCAGCCGACCAGCTAACAACAGCAATCGAAGGCAAAGCAGCAGAAATCGACAGCAAAACAACGCAGCTAGACCAGTTCGTAAAGGCCAAGGCAAACGAAATGGCAGTCGTTGCATCAGACGGTTACCGCAAGGCAATCGAACACGCATCAGGTGGCCGCAATAAAGTGATCATCGACGAACAGGGCAACCCAAATGTGATGGTGCCAATTGCCCCGTTCACATATGAAGAGTTAGCCGCTGCAATCCAAGAAAAATACAGCATAGACTTAAACCTAGGCACAGGCATTCCAACCATGTTTATGCGCAACGGTGTTCAGCTGGGCGAAGTGTACATTGGTAAATACCTAGCATCAGCCGGAGCAAATGGCGGCTGCAGTGTTATCGGTGGCGTACAGCCTCGCACATCGGTTAATTACGACCAGGCAAAAGCGCTATGCAACAACAAGGGCGCTGGCTGGCACATGATGAGCATTCACGAGTGGGCAGCAATAGCGCTGTGGTCTTATGCAAATGGCACAGTGCCGCGCGGCAATACAAACTACGGTCGCAGCCACGAAAACAAATTAGAAACAGCACGCCGTGGCGACAACGGCTTACCAGGCGATGCATCAGGCCTAGGCAGAACAGACACCGGCAAAGGCCCTGTAACATGGTCGCACGACCACACCGAATGGGGCATTCAAGATCTAGTGGGTAACGTGTTCGAGTGGTTAGACCAAATGATGCTAAACGAAGGGCAGATCATTACTACGCTTGACAATAACCCAGCAGTAATTGAAGAAAACTGGAACAAGCACACGGCGTTTTTCGACTCGCCAACGGCAAACACAGAAGGCACCGGCAGCGCTGGATCTCCAAAGCTAAGCAACAGCGTTACAAATCGCAACGGCCCAGTAGGTAATGACGCAAAAGACAACCCTTATTTAACAAATAGTCATTTTGCAGCAATCGAAAAAGCACTCGACTACAACAAAATCGAGCTGTTACGCCGTCTGTTAATCGAGTCTGAATCAACCACAACCGTTGGCGGCTACATCAGCTGTCGAAATTATGGCTCTCGATTCCCGCGACGTGGCGGCCAATGGAGCTATGGCTCGAGCGCTGGGCTGGGCGCGCTCGATCTGAACTATGCGGGTTCGTATGCGAGCAGTACTTTCGGTTTTCGTCCCGCTTTCTTTGCGTAATTGGTTATTGAAATTTGAACCCCGCGCGATAGCGCAGGCATAACTAACAATTTAAAAGGTAAAACGATGTTTACATATATTTACAATGACGTAAGCCATAACAACACAAGCGCTGAGTACATGCAAAACTTAGGTATGGACCAAGAGCAAATTGAATCTGTATTAAATCAGCAGCAGTTTGAGCTTAGCCAAAACCTAGAAAAGCGCCAGGCGGCATACACAAAAGAGTCAGACCCGCTATACATGGAGGCGCAGTTCGACGGCACGCCAGAGTCGCTACAAAAATGGCGCGACAAAGTGGCCGAAATTAAAGCGCGCTACCCATTGCCAGAAAGCACAGCAGAAAATGCATAACATAGCGCTATGCTACCACCAAGCCGCCGCCCCTTGCTCAATGCAAGAGGGCGCGCAGCTGCTTGCATCGGCAATAAAAGACGACTCGCGCACAGATAAGCCAGCACAATATAACGCGCTGCTTTTATCTGTAAGCGCAAATGACCCCACCGCACTAGCTAGCAAGCTCAGCACAATAAATGAATACTGCCCAATAGCCGAGTTCATCGCCTGCGCGCAATACGGCCAAAGCCAAAGCACGCTAGAGCAAAGCAAGCTGGCAACGTACGAAGGCCAGAGTTTAGAGTGGCAAATAAACGCCCTACAAAACTGGCTGCCCCTGCGTGAAAAACAAATGGCAGCTGAGTTAGTGGCCGCGAGCGACAGCGGCAAGCAGTTAGTAACCACCATCGACGATGCACTAACCCAAGCCGCAGAGCTAAAAACCGCCCGCGACCAGCGATTAAATCAAGCGCAGTTCACAGCAAAAAGCAGCGCCGTAGATGTGCAATTAATTACTGCAGGAAGCGCCAAGCAGCTAGCCGATGCAATCACCCGCAAAGGCAGCTACCAAATGTATTGGGCAATGTGCGTATTTGTAGGCCAAGTAGCCGAGCTAAATAGAATTAAAGAGGTATTATGAGCATAGCACTCGACGGCTGGAACGTGCCGGGGTTCGAAACCCGCGTAAACGCAGGCGTAAAATTAGCCGGTGGAGATATGTCAGGCCTTGGCAGCTTTTCACTAAGTAGCGACCAAGGCGTAAAGTCGGGCACACTAACCGTAAATACTAAAATCCCATTTAACGAAAGCGCTAGCCTGGCATTATTAATAAGCAAAGCAAAAGCGCTGGACGAAAACGGCGCACGTATTATTTACACAGTAAATAACGAGCTAGCCGCAGCATATAAAATACGTAAAGCAAAATTCGATGGCGACATAAGCGCCAGCGAAATAGAAAACAAAAAAGGCTGGCAAGTAGCATTTAAACTGGTAGAAGTGCAATCTGTATCAGAGCGCGAGCAGCAGCAGCTAGACGAGCAAGCAACCGAAAGCGCCCAGCCGCAAGCAACAACCAGCAACGACGACGTACAAAATAAATTTAACGAGGTCGAAGGGCCATGAGTGCTCGCCTCTCTAACACGCTAACAATTGGCGGCAACACAGTAACCAATATTGTTAGCAAAACCGTGCAGCTAGACATTGCCAGCACAGGCCGCGCAAAATTTGAAGTAGTCGCAGAGCAAGAGCCAAGCGGGTTGGTCGAGCTGCACCTAGGTTACACACTTGATAATATGATCCCGTATTTCCTTGGCGTAATAGAGTCAAAGCACCAAGCCAACGGCCGCTGGTATTTAACCTGCCGCGAACTGCTAGGCGCGTTAAGTTTTCCCGCCCCGCTTGCTATTCGTCACGCAACAATAAAGGCCGTGCTCGATGAATTGGCAAAGCTCGGTGTTGAGTTCGTAACACCTGAAAACGCCGAATATTTAAATAAAATAGCACCCGCGTTTTATCACAGCGGCACAGGTATTGAGGCGCTTAGGCAAGTAGCTAAAGTGTGGGGCATTAGCGATTTTATATTTCAGCAGCGCCCAGATGGCAAAATATTTGTCGGCAGCTGGCACGACTCGCGCTGGCCACTCGCAGCAATAAACGACTTTCCAGAGCACACAATAACAGCTAAAAGCTCAACCACCGGCGAGCTAATAGCTATCCCAAAATTAAGACCAGGCATACAAATAAACGGCCGCCACATAACCGAAGTAACACTAATCAACGACAGGATGCACATACGATGGTCAAACAAGCCATTAAACGCCTAATACAGCGCTACTTTCCAGAGCTAAGCGAGCGTAAACACCTGCCGCAATTGGCGCGCATTGAAAAAATATATGACCTACCAAGCGGTGGCGCAGCCATAAGCACCGCATTTAGGCCGCTAAAAGCAGCCGACGTGCAGCTATTAAACCCGCTAACAGGCGAGCCATTAGCCGTGCCCGTATTTCAACAGGTAACACTCGGCACAGGGCAAGCATCCGACCACGGATTATTAAACGAACCAGCGCCAGGCATGCATTGTTTAATACAGTATATTGATGGCCTAAACAGCCATGCCGTGATCACCAATTTACTGCCATGGCAAAGCCTAGTGTCCGAGCACAAGCGAACAGATGTAACGCTGCAGCAAAGTAGCCGCAGCAAAATACAAGGTCGCGACGGTAACTGGAACACCACAACCGACGGCGACATAACCCAAACCAGCGACACAAATAAAACAACAGCACGCAGCAGCGAGCAAAATTACCACGAGCGCAGCGCCAACATAGCCACGCACGACACGCTAAAAATAGACGGCAATCAAGTAACCGAAATAATGGGCGCGCTAAAAACTGTGGTGGGTGAAAAAGCCTTAATCGTTGCACTTGAAGGGTTATTGCTAGGCAGTAAAAAGCAGGTAGACATTGAAGCCACCGAAAACATGAACCTAACCACACTCAAAACCCTACACGCCAAAGCCACCGAACTGGCAAAGGTAGAAGGCAAAACCGTGTGGCTGGGAAATAACTCAGTAAACGTAGCGCAAGTACTGCTAGATTTAATAAGCCTGGTTAAAGATATAAACCAAAGCCTAGAAACCCACGGTCACACAAAAACAGGTGCGGGGCCACCAATTACCAAGGGAAAGTTTGCGGGCCACAAATCAACAGCCAGCAGCTTAAAAAGCACACTAGAGCCAATAGTAGAGTAAGCAGAGAGATTACAAGACAGTTTGAAAAGGGGTGTGTATAAAAGTGTGTACAAATTATTTTATGTATTATTTTAAGTTTTTATAAAACAATTGATTAGCTAGTTTTGATTATAGTCGTGCCAATAGATTGTTGCTTGATTTTGCTCTTGATATGCCATTTGAAAACCCTGAGTAGTTAACTTAAAAGCGCCTAAATACGCGCCAAGTTACTAAAATAATGAATTATTTAGATTATGGCATATGGGCGAGGGAGTTTATAGGTTTGGGGGATAAATGATGTGTTAGTACACTTTTTTAATTTTGAGGGCAAGGACTTACCTAATGCTTAATTAAGTAGTTCCAAAGTGGGCTTTATTGCTGCGAATAAAATTAACTGTTACATTTGTAATCATATTATACGAAAGGACTCTGTAAAAATGAAACTCAATCAAGTTTTATCAATTGTTAACCAAGTCGAAAAATCTAAATTCATTTCGTGTCTCGACCGCCTTTGTTCTGATGCTGCGAAAAATAATAAAAAACTAGCTAAAACAATAGACAATATTGACGGTCAAATTAAAAACGCATCTGGTAGCGAAATTACCCAATTATTCCATACGGTCAGAGATTTTTTTAAATGCTCTGTAAAAGATCAAATATTAATGAGTACAGCACAACTCAACTTGCTAGTTAATATTTTGAGTCGTGATGGGAATGGAGTTGCTCGAATTAGCTGGATTGAATCGCTTTATGAGAAAGAGTGGGCTGAATTATCAAGGCTTTCTAAAGAGCTTAAAGAGTATATTCAACAAAATTCGGCTGAAAGCATTTTAGAAAGAAATCGCGCCTTGAAAATTTATCATTCGTGCATGAAAGAAGCATACTTTAATGATGAAAAGAACAATCGCGATGCTAAAGTAACTGACGATGAGCGCAGCATTCTGAATGTGCTTGCAGATGAGTTGAATTTAACAACAGATGAATGCGCTGCTGTAGAGCATTTAGTCGATGTTATTCCTAAAAATGGAGTGTTGGATGCTTTAAATAGCCTGAGGGATATGGGGTTATTGTTTATAAGTAAAAAGCGCCAAGAAGTGTTCATTCCAGATGAAATAGTAACTTTACTTAATGAAATTCAAGGGAAAGATTTAGCTGATAAATATATATTAAGAATCCTTAGAACTCTTACAGACGCTGAGCTTTCAAATGCACTCAAAGCGCATGGGCGTAAAATAAGAGGCGTAAGCCGAACTGATAAGATTCAAACAATTATTCATTCAGGACTTAGCGCAGCTAAATTATTATCAGACGATATTCACAATGTTGAAGATAATCA of Pseudoalteromonas arctica A 37-1-2 contains these proteins:
- a CDS encoding SUMF1/EgtB/PvdO family nonheme iron enzyme, which produces MSVTQINQLVTAADQLTTAIEGKAAEIDSKTTQLDQFVKAKANEMAVVASDGYRKAIEHASGGRNKVIIDEQGNPNVMVPIAPFTYEELAAAIQEKYSIDLNLGTGIPTMFMRNGVQLGEVYIGKYLASAGANGGCSVIGGVQPRTSVNYDQAKALCNNKGAGWHMMSIHEWAAIALWSYANGTVPRGNTNYGRSHENKLETARRGDNGLPGDASGLGRTDTGKGPVTWSHDHTEWGIQDLVGNVFEWLDQMMLNEGQIITTLDNNPAVIEENWNKHTAFFDSPTANTEGTGSAGSPKLSNSVTNRNGPVGNDAKDNPYLTNSHFAAIEKALDYNKIELLRRLLIESESTTTVGGYISCRNYGSRFPRRGGQWSYGSSAGLGALDLNYAGSYASSTFGFRPAFFA
- a CDS encoding baseplate complex protein — translated: MSIALDGWNVPGFETRVNAGVKLAGGDMSGLGSFSLSSDQGVKSGTLTVNTKIPFNESASLALLISKAKALDENGARIIYTVNNELAAAYKIRKAKFDGDISASEIENKKGWQVAFKLVEVQSVSEREQQQLDEQATESAQPQATTSNDDVQNKFNEVEGP